One genomic window of Polyangium aurulentum includes the following:
- a CDS encoding cytochrome P450 gives METQSVGGAAKGTRGNARKLADIRVLAGKDWTGHAAEFKRAQGGLFLRMQREVGDIGRMYFFNVPIVVLSSPELLHEAFVEKAKSFEKSIATKLMFYPFAGKGVFTSEGEQWRRQRRLMAPFFHPGAVRAYAPTMNEVITRCLDGWKDGQVIDAGHEMTRITMAVAGKVFFDMDPSGEADELSEAIRAMFDYLGEQSGSLSIVARALAAGLISEIPGLPAGADRIRSTVIEKLGTPIPWPIPSRRRVIEGVKALDRMVQRTIDERRRSGQKHDVLSKLLSARDEDDGSFMTDRQVRDEVITLFVAGHETTATGMTWSLYFLSRGPEAYRRWKDEVAALGGRTPTAEDSARLEYTRGVFKEAIRLYPPAFAFDRVAAEDVEIGGYLLPRTTGIVISPYAVHRRESIWPDPERFDPSRFSAAAEAARPRAAYVPFGIGPRVCIGASFAQLEAELLLAQLAQRFEFEAVDGEPIGPNFATALRPAKPVRLRVRVKPAAPSAQ, from the coding sequence ATGGAAACGCAATCCGTGGGCGGTGCTGCGAAGGGGACGAGGGGGAACGCGCGCAAGCTGGCGGACATCCGCGTGCTTGCCGGGAAGGACTGGACCGGGCACGCCGCCGAGTTCAAGCGCGCGCAGGGCGGGCTCTTTTTGCGCATGCAGCGCGAGGTCGGCGACATCGGGCGCATGTATTTCTTCAACGTGCCCATCGTCGTGCTCTCGTCGCCGGAGCTTTTGCACGAGGCGTTCGTCGAGAAGGCGAAGAGCTTCGAGAAGAGCATCGCCACGAAGCTCATGTTCTACCCCTTCGCGGGCAAGGGCGTGTTCACGAGCGAGGGCGAGCAATGGCGGCGCCAGCGCAGGCTGATGGCGCCCTTCTTCCACCCCGGCGCCGTGCGGGCCTATGCCCCGACGATGAACGAGGTGATCACGCGCTGCCTCGACGGGTGGAAAGACGGCCAGGTCATCGACGCCGGCCACGAGATGACGCGCATCACCATGGCCGTGGCGGGCAAGGTGTTCTTCGACATGGATCCGTCCGGCGAGGCCGACGAGCTGAGCGAGGCGATCCGCGCGATGTTCGATTACCTCGGCGAGCAGAGCGGGAGCTTGTCGATCGTGGCGCGCGCGCTAGCCGCGGGCCTCATCTCCGAGATTCCCGGCCTGCCGGCCGGGGCCGATCGCATTCGCAGCACGGTGATCGAGAAGCTCGGCACGCCCATTCCCTGGCCGATCCCGTCGCGGCGGCGGGTGATCGAGGGGGTGAAGGCGCTCGATCGCATGGTCCAGCGGACCATCGACGAGCGGCGCCGCTCGGGGCAAAAGCACGACGTGCTCTCGAAGCTCCTGTCGGCGCGCGACGAGGACGACGGGTCTTTCATGACCGACCGGCAGGTGCGCGACGAGGTCATCACGCTCTTCGTGGCCGGACACGAGACGACGGCGACGGGAATGACCTGGTCGTTGTATTTCCTCTCGCGCGGGCCGGAGGCGTATCGGCGGTGGAAGGACGAGGTCGCGGCGCTCGGCGGGCGGACGCCGACGGCCGAGGACTCGGCGCGGCTCGAATACACGCGAGGCGTCTTCAAGGAGGCGATCAGGCTCTATCCGCCGGCCTTCGCGTTCGACCGCGTGGCGGCCGAGGATGTCGAGATCGGCGGGTATCTCTTGCCGCGCACGACGGGGATCGTCATCTCGCCGTATGCGGTCCACCGGCGCGAGTCGATATGGCCGGATCCGGAGCGCTTCGATCCTTCGCGCTTCTCGGCCGCGGCCGAGGCGGCGCGCCCGCGGGCGGCTTACGTGCCTTTCGGGATCGGGCCGCGGGTGTGTATCGGGGCCTCGTTCGCGCAGCTCGAGGCCGAGCTGCTCCTCGCGCAGCTCGCGCAGCGCTTCGAGTTCGAGGCGGTGGACGGGGAGCCGATCGGCCCGAACTTCGCGACGGCGCTCCGCCCCGCCAAGCCCGTGAGGCTGCGCGTGAGGGTGAAGCCCGCGGCGCCCTCTGCGCAATGA